In a single window of the Bacteroidota bacterium genome:
- a CDS encoding DinB family protein: protein MFPHPQPGTYNDYLINYISLVPGNNPLHTLKEQILDFKALLSEVAFEHEDYRYAEGKWSVKELVGHIIDTERIFAYRALAIARGEKQAIPGYDENTYAVEGRFGKRTLTDLAHEYGTVRESTITLFRSMDEEALHANGIANGKPLTPLACLWVIAGHQIHHENVLRQRYGAVLFT, encoded by the coding sequence ATGTTTCCACATCCGCAACCTGGCACCTACAACGATTATCTGATTAACTACATCAGCCTCGTGCCTGGCAACAACCCGTTGCACACCCTCAAAGAACAGATTCTCGATTTCAAGGCCCTGCTCTCGGAAGTGGCGTTCGAACACGAAGACTACCGCTATGCCGAAGGGAAATGGAGTGTAAAGGAACTGGTTGGACATATTATTGATACCGAGCGCATTTTTGCCTACCGTGCGCTGGCCATTGCGCGCGGCGAAAAACAGGCGATCCCCGGTTACGACGAAAATACGTATGCCGTGGAAGGGCGTTTCGGAAAACGTACCCTCACTGATCTTGCGCATGAATACGGCACCGTACGCGAAAGCACCATTACCTTGTTCCGTTCCATGGACGAAGAAGCCCTTCATGCCAACGGTATTGCCAACGGCAAACCCCTCACACCGCTGGCTTGCCTTTGGGTTATTGCCGGCCACCAGATTCACCATGAAAATGTGCTGCGCCAACGCTACGGCGCTGTACTTTTTACATAA
- a CDS encoding M3 family oligoendopeptidase, which yields MKVHNPLRMQRKFLPETVSFDSWNEVEPLFRSLAERPVNSADDLKRWLEDINELESVFSEEMAWRYIRSSINTADAEAEQAYEFFVSEIEPNASPWFNRFNEIIDHSPYRDALDQSLYGVFLRSVRNDLTIYREANIPLFTEIDNIKQQYGRIAGAMSIEHEGKEITLQQAARLMQHTDRALRENVWRSIWQRRLQDREKFDQLFDQLCVLRQQVAANAGFANFRDYSFAAMGRFDYTPADCFAFHDAIAEEVMPLLVKLNEKRRAALGLTELRPWDLDVDTAGKPALHPFSNGNDLLKKTFESIQSVKPEYAGYLKQMDALGHFDLDSRIGKAPGGYNYPLPESGVPFIFMNATGSQQDVTTMVHEAGHAIHSFLMNALPLNALRNTPSEVAELASMSMEFISMEHWQPYYPTPEEYRRARLRQLEYALETLPWVAAVDAFQHWVYEHPAHSATDRAAAWKTIYSRFALPGINWDGLDIMFANNWQKQLHIFEMPFYYIEYGMAQLGAIAVWRNYRNDAQKGIDGYEKALRLGYTRPIGEIYAAANIRFDFSRSYVRELVHFVADEIDRLEH from the coding sequence ATGAAAGTGCATAACCCTCTGCGCATGCAGCGTAAATTTTTGCCTGAGACCGTATCGTTCGATTCGTGGAACGAAGTGGAGCCGTTGTTTCGCAGTCTGGCCGAAAGGCCTGTAAATTCGGCCGATGATCTTAAACGCTGGCTCGAAGACATAAACGAGCTTGAGTCGGTTTTTTCGGAAGAAATGGCCTGGCGCTATATTCGATCCAGTATTAATACGGCCGATGCTGAAGCCGAACAGGCCTACGAGTTTTTTGTGTCGGAAATCGAACCCAATGCTTCGCCGTGGTTTAACCGGTTTAACGAAATTATCGACCACTCGCCTTACCGCGATGCGCTCGATCAATCGCTCTACGGCGTTTTTTTGCGCAGTGTGCGAAACGATCTGACTATTTACCGCGAGGCAAATATTCCGCTGTTTACCGAAATTGATAACATCAAACAGCAATACGGCCGCATAGCCGGCGCCATGAGCATTGAGCACGAAGGAAAAGAAATAACCTTGCAGCAGGCTGCCCGTTTGATGCAACATACCGACCGTGCCCTGCGCGAAAACGTGTGGCGAAGCATCTGGCAGCGCCGCCTGCAGGATCGCGAAAAGTTTGATCAGCTTTTCGACCAGCTCTGTGTACTCCGCCAGCAGGTGGCTGCAAATGCGGGGTTTGCCAATTTCCGCGATTACTCGTTTGCTGCAATGGGCCGGTTTGATTATACACCTGCCGACTGCTTTGCCTTTCACGACGCCATTGCCGAAGAGGTGATGCCGCTGCTGGTTAAGCTCAACGAAAAACGCCGCGCGGCACTCGGACTAACTGAACTCCGTCCGTGGGATCTTGATGTGGATACTGCAGGAAAACCCGCTCTGCATCCATTTAGCAATGGCAATGACCTGCTGAAGAAAACCTTCGAAAGCATTCAGTCCGTGAAGCCCGAATATGCCGGTTATCTGAAGCAGATGGATGCCCTCGGACATTTCGATCTTGATTCGCGCATTGGCAAAGCTCCTGGCGGCTACAACTACCCGCTGCCCGAGTCGGGCGTGCCGTTCATCTTTATGAATGCAACCGGATCACAGCAGGATGTAACCACCATGGTGCATGAAGCCGGCCACGCCATACATTCATTTCTGATGAATGCGCTTCCGCTCAATGCACTCCGGAATACGCCTTCGGAAGTGGCCGAGCTTGCTTCCATGAGCATGGAATTTATTTCCATGGAACACTGGCAGCCTTATTACCCCACACCCGAAGAATATCGCCGCGCGCGCCTTCGCCAGCTCGAATATGCGCTCGAAACGCTGCCCTGGGTAGCCGCAGTTGACGCTTTTCAGCATTGGGTGTACGAGCATCCTGCACACTCCGCCACTGACCGCGCTGCCGCATGGAAAACGATTTACAGCCGCTTTGCATTACCCGGTATTAACTGGGATGGACTGGATATTATGTTCGCCAACAACTGGCAGAAGCAATTACACATATTCGAAATGCCGTTTTACTATATCGAATACGGAATGGCTCAGCTTGGTGCAATTGCAGTATGGCGCAACTACCGCAACGATGCACAAAAAGGTATCGACGGCTACGAAAAAGCATTGCGACTTGGCTACACGCGTCCGATTGGCGAAATATACGCCGCCGCCAATATACGTTTCGATTTTTCGCGCAGCTACGTACGCGAACTTGTGCATTTTGTGGCCGATGAAATTGACCGGCTTGAACATTAA
- a CDS encoding DUF5606 domain-containing protein produces MDLSNVISIAGMPGLYKVIAQAKNGVVVESLIDKKRTTAFASQRISALSDISIYTTGEDMPLKDVFAKVYEAEKGGAAIDSKSANDAALREYTEKVLPEYDKDRVHTSDLKKLYSWYNLLQKAGLLEVKEEETESGEEKKVKTEKEKTPAMPKPKKDVASKSMAKSNAPKVKAQGVRKTGSA; encoded by the coding sequence ATGGATCTGAGTAACGTAATTTCAATTGCCGGCATGCCCGGTTTGTACAAAGTGATCGCACAGGCCAAAAACGGTGTGGTGGTTGAATCACTCATCGACAAGAAACGCACTACGGCTTTTGCTTCGCAGCGCATAAGCGCCCTGAGCGATATCAGCATTTACACCACCGGCGAAGATATGCCGCTGAAAGATGTATTTGCCAAAGTTTACGAAGCCGAAAAAGGCGGCGCTGCAATCGACTCAAAGTCGGCCAATGATGCCGCTCTGCGCGAATACACAGAGAAAGTATTGCCTGAGTACGATAAAGACCGTGTGCATACTTCCGACCTGAAAAAACTCTACAGCTGGTATAACCTGCTTCAGAAAGCCGGTTTGCTCGAAGTGAAAGAAGAGGAAACCGAAAGCGGTGAAGAGAAAAAGGTAAAAACCGAAAAAGAGAAAACACCGGCTATGCCCAAGCCCAAGAAAGATGTGGCTTCCAAGAGCATGGCAAAAAGTAATGCGCCAAAGGTGAAAGCCCAGGGTGTACGTAAAACCGGATCAGCCTGA
- a CDS encoding S8 family peptidase — translation MKHILTLAAAGVFLHTALSAAPQQLTQPKKQSYTPLAQLAADEYLPSTMILKVKPQYRANCAPQGIVIPAVSNYLTMLGADQVSKMFPNHKAPEKAFNQWGAPMIDLSTIYVVHYTGAMPLEKAIGKLFNTGYFEYVEPYFIPKAEFTPNDPQATSSSSYHIYRIAAASVSGTSGWDISTGSTSIVIGITDTGVELTHSDLTNQIAYNTADPINGNDDDNDGFTDNYRGWDVGMNDNDPTWQANAHGVHVSGCASAQVNNNTGVAGSGFNCKFLPVKISDASGTLIGSYQGITYAADHGCKIINCSWGGTGGGSFGQNIIDYATNNRDAAVVCAAGNNGVDQGFFPAAYDRVLSVVSTNSTDAKSSFSNYNYTCDVSSPGSNINATWSGNSYTQSSGTSMASPVAAGALAIVRAYNPTYNATQAMRRLIETTDNHYSVSGNSAYADKLGSGRVNLYKALTDPAGPSVMFLNRNVTDNNDNAFVVSDTLRIRGDFTNYLAPASNVTATLTVVSGGTFVTIIDGTTTIGALGTMATATNNADPFTVSVNSNAPANQPIIFRVAVTDGSWTRNYYFTETVNVDYINVTVNDVWTTITSRGLIGYNQDQQQQGLGFNYQQNGSLLYEAGLMIGVPNKVSDVVRGTGTTPDVDFASVQTVRQVNPTVASDFDLTGRFNDAPASSGALPVTVRHNAYAWNSAPHTKYVIVEYVIRNTGSQPLNNLYAGIFADWDIDASTYNDNKADYDAANKMGYAYHTAANGFYCGIKLLTNSAPPVHYAIDNVNGGNGGVDMFNGYDNADKYTSLSTNRAQAGNTTSTGNDVIDVMSSGPFNIAAGDSVIVAFALIAGDDLADIQSSAVNAQINYDNMPPLSVVHYATTSGVQIFPNPTTGTTEIRYSQLQSGAVNISVLDASGRLVSVLATGNQAAGNYNAFFDAAAVPSGVYFCRIETAAGVETRKLIVTH, via the coding sequence ATGAAACACATCCTCACACTGGCTGCGGCCGGAGTATTCCTTCACACGGCTCTTTCTGCTGCACCGCAGCAGCTTACCCAGCCGAAAAAGCAATCTTACACGCCGCTTGCGCAGCTCGCTGCCGACGAGTATCTGCCTTCAACCATGATTTTAAAAGTGAAGCCGCAGTACCGCGCCAATTGTGCCCCGCAGGGCATTGTGATCCCGGCAGTAAGCAATTACCTCACCATGCTGGGCGCCGATCAGGTGTCGAAAATGTTCCCCAACCACAAAGCTCCTGAAAAGGCGTTTAATCAGTGGGGAGCACCTATGATTGATCTTTCCACCATCTATGTGGTGCATTATACCGGTGCCATGCCGCTCGAAAAAGCCATCGGTAAACTCTTTAATACCGGTTATTTCGAGTATGTGGAACCTTATTTCATTCCCAAGGCCGAATTCACGCCGAATGATCCGCAGGCCACCAGCTCCTCATCCTATCACATTTACCGCATTGCGGCAGCAAGTGTGAGCGGTACGTCGGGCTGGGATATTTCCACGGGCAGCACATCCATTGTGATCGGCATTACCGATACCGGCGTGGAGCTTACGCACAGTGATCTCACTAACCAGATTGCCTACAACACCGCCGATCCGATTAACGGTAACGACGATGACAACGACGGTTTTACTGATAACTACCGTGGCTGGGACGTGGGTATGAATGATAATGATCCTACCTGGCAGGCCAACGCCCACGGTGTTCACGTAAGTGGCTGTGCGTCGGCACAGGTAAACAACAATACCGGTGTGGCCGGCTCGGGCTTCAATTGCAAATTCCTGCCCGTGAAAATTTCTGATGCTTCGGGCACACTTATCGGTTCCTATCAGGGCATTACTTATGCCGCCGATCATGGCTGCAAAATAATTAACTGCTCGTGGGGCGGTACGGGTGGCGGCTCGTTTGGTCAGAACATCATCGACTATGCCACCAACAACCGGGATGCCGCTGTGGTTTGCGCGGCCGGCAACAACGGTGTGGATCAGGGATTCTTTCCTGCTGCCTACGACCGTGTGCTCAGCGTGGTTTCTACCAACTCTACAGATGCAAAATCGTCGTTCTCGAATTACAATTACACCTGCGACGTTTCTTCACCCGGCTCAAACATTAACGCCACCTGGAGCGGCAACAGCTACACCCAGTCAAGCGGCACCTCCATGGCATCGCCCGTAGCAGCGGGTGCACTGGCTATTGTACGTGCGTATAATCCCACCTACAACGCCACGCAGGCCATGCGTCGCCTCATCGAAACTACCGATAACCACTATTCGGTAAGCGGAAACAGCGCCTATGCCGATAAGCTCGGATCAGGCCGTGTAAACCTCTACAAAGCACTCACCGATCCGGCCGGACCTTCGGTAATGTTCCTCAACCGCAACGTAACCGACAACAACGACAATGCTTTTGTAGTGAGCGATACGCTCCGCATTCGCGGCGATTTCACCAACTACCTCGCACCGGCATCAAACGTTACAGCTACACTCACCGTGGTGAGCGGAGGCACATTTGTAACCATTATTGACGGCACAACCACAATTGGCGCGCTTGGTACAATGGCCACAGCCACCAACAACGCCGATCCGTTTACCGTTTCTGTAAATTCCAACGCACCGGCCAACCAGCCCATCATTTTCCGCGTAGCGGTTACCGACGGAAGCTGGACACGCAATTACTATTTCACCGAAACAGTAAATGTGGATTACATCAACGTTACGGTAAACGATGTGTGGACCACCATCACCAGCCGCGGACTGATTGGCTATAATCAGGATCAGCAGCAGCAGGGACTTGGATTTAACTACCAGCAAAACGGTTCGCTGCTTTACGAAGCCGGCCTGATGATTGGTGTGCCCAATAAAGTGAGCGATGTAGTGCGCGGCACCGGTACTACACCCGATGTGGATTTTGCCTCTGTGCAAACCGTGCGTCAGGTGAATCCTACCGTAGCCTCCGACTTCGATCTCACCGGTCGTTTCAATGATGCACCGGCTTCATCGGGTGCGCTGCCTGTAACCGTAAGGCACAATGCCTATGCCTGGAACTCGGCGCCGCATACCAAATATGTAATTGTGGAATATGTAATCCGCAATACCGGTTCACAACCCCTCAATAACCTGTATGCAGGCATTTTTGCCGACTGGGATATTGATGCATCCACTTACAACGACAATAAAGCGGATTACGACGCCGCCAACAAAATGGGCTACGCCTATCACACTGCTGCCAACGGATTTTATTGCGGCATCAAACTGCTTACCAATTCAGCGCCTCCCGTGCACTATGCCATCGACAATGTAAACGGCGGCAACGGCGGTGTGGATATGTTTAACGGTTACGACAACGCTGATAAATACACCTCACTCAGCACCAACCGCGCGCAGGCCGGCAATACAACTTCAACCGGAAACGACGTAATTGATGTAATGAGCAGCGGCCCCTTCAACATTGCTGCCGGCGACTCCGTAATTGTAGCCTTTGCCCTTATTGCCGGCGATGATCTGGCGGACATACAGTCGAGCGCAGTAAATGCGCAGATCAACTACGATAATATGCCGCCGCTTTCGGTAGTACATTACGCAACTACCTCAGGTGTACAGATTTTCCCGAACCCCACCACCGGCACTACCGAAATCCGTTACAGCCAGCTGCAAAGCGGGGCAGTAAACATTTCAGTGCTTGATGCTTCCGGCCGTTTGGTGAGTGTACTTGCCACGGGCAACCAGGCCGCAGGTAATTACAATGCCTTCTTTGATGCGGCTGCCGTGCCTTCCGGCGTGTATTTCTGCCGCATTGAAACCGCAGCCGGTGTAGAAACACGCAAGCTGATTGTGACGCATTAA
- a CDS encoding discoidin domain-containing protein codes for MKKNLYILLLLATASAGCLPPTDPYPSQPASATVAQAQQISDSLEAYIYRWVQNNASDSIPDALIPQGISDSKDFYLKHPDSASAAETWAVRYAKPIDKDSLYAGIPDPKVTYLFLGTALAPFGSKLVIEGEFPHCRFFSIQATPPLNGTEYYSQRQFGTAEVGFADVDIEPQPGHTNPFRVGANRNAAQRSYHVEFELATGNPTTLNGTAHTYPYRQNTNVRTGAMLVYQGPLGHKTIAGTPLPANQQGDWNLGAVWIRIYEPDDNVDALGGVAMPKAWFELPTGERYFVGSDFSTLQRRADSTIANRVTAPGNAGGTNFATGWFKSWGITRSILNGVSISANFSRQDSAQRIREIDLGWTGRGEFQPAPGNIEPHATTNNYATYIGRSVSVPPGKVMVLTGRLPTFPSTRNGEATMTAGEVRYWSIIGIDQDPFSPMPATTINAITDDDVVIDNNRNYVIAYSRSSERPSNATAANGVTWVDYGTQSDIGILMRWVNIAPEWTFAFDPHEHQLDFSHSDWAGTLYDSSLLGINWRHGFMQCYLPQVHMMSVAEFQNLGASLNAESIPVWVDSTYRNGPAESRLGTLSASSVLDTNAANQVWNANDGNINTAWASGFAQPNATITCDLGAVKTISAVKLFWDWIFFGRDYQVQVSQDNINWSTIATAVNENGQLDLYRNITGVQARYVRLNLTQYNTSWYRLAEFEVYVTDCDCQAPPLSAEPSVSTSLREINVFPNPTSGLLNYAFAGSAETKHTVHVYNLSGEMVYSTVVYTTSGSLSLEHLAKGVYLLQFDEGIHRKIIRVVKTE; via the coding sequence ATGAAAAAAAATTTGTATATCCTGCTGCTCCTTGCAACTGCATCAGCCGGTTGCTTGCCTCCGACTGATCCCTATCCCTCGCAGCCGGCCTCAGCCACGGTGGCGCAGGCGCAGCAGATTTCCGACAGTCTTGAAGCCTACATTTACCGCTGGGTGCAGAACAATGCATCTGACAGCATTCCCGATGCACTCATTCCGCAGGGTATTTCCGACTCTAAAGATTTTTACCTCAAGCATCCCGACTCGGCCAGTGCTGCTGAAACGTGGGCGGTACGTTATGCAAAACCCATCGACAAGGATTCACTTTATGCAGGCATTCCCGATCCGAAGGTGACCTACCTTTTCCTCGGCACTGCACTGGCTCCGTTTGGCAGTAAGCTGGTAATTGAAGGCGAGTTTCCGCATTGCCGGTTTTTCTCCATTCAGGCCACACCACCGCTTAATGGCACCGAGTATTATTCGCAACGGCAGTTTGGCACAGCCGAAGTGGGCTTTGCCGATGTGGATATTGAACCTCAGCCCGGCCACACCAACCCGTTTCGCGTGGGGGCCAACCGTAATGCCGCCCAGCGCAGCTACCATGTAGAGTTTGAGCTGGCCACAGGCAATCCCACCACGCTCAACGGCACGGCGCATACCTATCCGTACAGGCAAAATACCAATGTGCGCACCGGCGCCATGCTGGTGTATCAGGGCCCGCTGGGGCATAAAACCATTGCAGGCACACCGCTTCCGGCCAACCAGCAGGGCGACTGGAACCTCGGCGCAGTATGGATACGTATTTATGAGCCCGACGACAATGTGGATGCGCTGGGCGGTGTGGCTATGCCCAAAGCGTGGTTTGAACTTCCTACCGGCGAACGTTATTTCGTAGGCTCCGATTTCAGCACCCTGCAGCGTCGGGCCGATTCTACCATTGCCAACCGTGTAACCGCACCGGGCAATGCTGGCGGAACCAATTTTGCCACCGGCTGGTTTAAATCGTGGGGCATTACACGTTCCATTCTAAACGGCGTAAGCATTTCGGCCAATTTCAGCAGGCAGGACAGCGCCCAGCGTATCCGTGAAATTGATCTGGGCTGGACCGGCCGCGGCGAGTTTCAGCCCGCTCCGGGCAATATTGAGCCGCATGCCACCACAAACAACTACGCCACCTACATTGGCCGTTCGGTTTCGGTGCCGCCCGGCAAAGTGATGGTGCTCACAGGCCGCCTGCCCACGTTTCCATCTACCCGCAACGGCGAAGCAACAATGACTGCCGGAGAGGTGCGCTACTGGAGCATCATTGGCATTGATCAGGATCCGTTTTCGCCAATGCCTGCCACTACCATCAATGCCATTACCGATGATGATGTGGTGATTGACAATAACCGTAATTACGTAATTGCCTATTCGCGCAGCAGTGAGCGGCCTTCAAATGCCACGGCGGCCAACGGTGTTACCTGGGTCGATTACGGCACACAAAGCGACATAGGCATACTCATGCGCTGGGTAAATATTGCGCCGGAATGGACGTTTGCCTTCGACCCGCATGAGCATCAGCTCGATTTTTCGCACAGCGACTGGGCCGGAACGCTTTACGACAGTTCGCTCCTGGGCATAAACTGGCGGCATGGTTTTATGCAGTGCTATTTGCCACAAGTACACATGATGAGTGTGGCCGAGTTTCAGAATCTGGGCGCCAGCCTCAATGCCGAAAGCATTCCGGTTTGGGTTGACAGCACATACCGCAACGGCCCGGCCGAATCGCGGCTGGGCACACTCTCGGCTTCATCGGTGCTGGATACCAATGCGGCCAATCAGGTGTGGAATGCCAACGATGGTAATATCAATACGGCGTGGGCCTCGGGCTTTGCACAACCCAATGCCACAATTACCTGCGACCTGGGTGCGGTGAAAACAATTTCGGCGGTGAAATTATTCTGGGACTGGATCTTTTTTGGCCGCGATTATCAGGTGCAGGTTTCGCAGGATAATATAAACTGGAGCACCATTGCTACGGCCGTAAACGAAAACGGACAGCTCGATCTGTACCGCAACATTACCGGTGTACAGGCACGCTACGTGCGGCTCAATCTCACGCAATACAACACAAGCTGGTACCGCCTGGCCGAGTTTGAAGTATATGTAACCGACTGCGATTGTCAGGCACCGCCGCTTTCAGCCGAACCCTCCGTTTCGACATCATTGCGTGAAATAAACGTTTTCCCAAACCCCACAAGCGGACTGCTCAATTACGCTTTTGCTGGCAGTGCGGAAACCAAACATACCGTGCATGTATATAACCTCAGCGGCGAAATGGTGTATAGTACGGTGGTGTACACCACAAGTGGTTCGCTCTCGCTTGAACATCTTGCTAAAGGGGTGTATTTGTTGCAATTTGACGAAGGAATACATCGGAAAATCATCCGTGTGGTAAAAACAGAATGA
- a CDS encoding sensor histidine kinase yields MQKWWFSDRVSHAGIWLLYFLLAWSYYYSWLPLNGLHVPPLRLFVFSVNTVALTLLFPYFLYWFRKQYSQHWHYVWRVLAHAVLMLAASALLGLLDAVYLFDQAKTEFLFTPWHLSSRYPTLLVLSMIINWLFMKRDFETHKKQRAKLEIARQEAELRMLKAQISPHFLFNSLNNLNSLIHLDPARASDTVIKLSDLLRHVIYEGNRASIPLDEEVQYLRNYIALATLKERLQQHVKFETTVEPGHFIEPLILVNFIENAFKHGTITHHDDLIEIILTAQNKRIVFSCVNTCNVHQQKDATHGIGLANVKQRLEMAYPGHHRLEIRHDKGKFYVQLEIDTP; encoded by the coding sequence ATGCAGAAATGGTGGTTCTCTGATCGGGTTAGTCATGCAGGCATCTGGTTACTGTACTTTTTGCTGGCCTGGTCATATTATTACAGCTGGCTTCCGCTCAACGGCCTGCATGTGCCGCCGCTGCGCCTGTTTGTATTTTCGGTAAATACGGTTGCGCTTACGTTGCTGTTTCCCTACTTCCTTTACTGGTTCAGGAAACAGTATTCACAACACTGGCATTATGTGTGGCGCGTGCTTGCGCATGCCGTGCTCATGCTGGCGGCATCGGCTTTACTTGGTTTGCTTGATGCGGTTTATCTTTTTGATCAGGCTAAAACCGAATTTCTTTTTACGCCGTGGCACCTGAGTTCGCGCTACCCCACGCTGCTTGTACTGAGCATGATTATTAACTGGCTGTTTATGAAACGTGATTTTGAAACGCATAAAAAGCAGCGGGCTAAACTCGAAATTGCCCGGCAGGAAGCCGAACTGCGCATGCTCAAAGCACAAATCAGTCCGCACTTCCTCTTCAACTCACTCAACAACCTGAACAGCCTCATTCATCTCGATCCTGCACGCGCCTCCGATACCGTAATCAAACTTTCCGACCTGTTGCGGCATGTAATTTACGAAGGAAACCGCGCCAGCATTCCGCTTGATGAAGAAGTGCAGTATCTGCGCAATTACATCGCACTGGCCACACTCAAAGAACGGCTTCAGCAGCATGTGAAATTTGAAACAACCGTTGAACCCGGCCATTTCATTGAGCCGCTTATTCTGGTCAACTTTATTGAGAATGCATTTAAGCACGGCACCATTACGCATCACGATGACCTGATTGAAATTATACTCACTGCGCAAAATAAACGCATTGTATTTTCGTGCGTGAATACCTGCAATGTACACCAGCAGAAAGATGCCACACACGGAATCGGACTGGCCAATGTAAAACAGCGGCTTGAAATGGCTTATCCCGGCCATCACCGGCTTGAAATACGCCACGACAAAGGGAAATTTTACGTACAGCTTGAAATTGACACCCCATGA
- a CDS encoding response regulator transcription factor → MKWRCILADDEDLALKLLAHFMAKEVTVELIGAYSSASEAMLHIEREKPELLFLDIQMPERSGLDLIGALSYKPVVVLVTAYSQYAGQAFDLDVADYLMKPYSQERFIHALRKATELAEVRFGKTTAETPLLLRRKGLTEKVNPSDILFVEGLKQYVKIVTALHTYIHHITLKELEIQLPGFFIRVHKSYIINRNKTDSFKQGKLSIGSYTIPVGRSYKGNLE, encoded by the coding sequence ATGAAATGGCGCTGCATACTTGCCGACGATGAAGACCTTGCACTGAAACTCCTTGCCCATTTCATGGCAAAGGAAGTTACAGTTGAACTCATCGGTGCATACTCATCGGCATCGGAAGCCATGCTGCACATAGAACGCGAAAAGCCCGAGCTGCTTTTCCTCGATATTCAGATGCCCGAACGCAGCGGACTTGATCTGATAGGTGCATTAAGCTACAAGCCGGTGGTGGTGCTGGTTACCGCCTACAGCCAGTATGCCGGTCAGGCATTCGATCTCGATGTGGCCGATTACCTGATGAAGCCATATTCGCAGGAACGCTTTATACATGCACTGCGCAAAGCCACCGAACTGGCAGAAGTGCGGTTTGGAAAAACAACTGCAGAAACACCACTGCTTCTCCGACGCAAAGGATTAACCGAAAAAGTGAATCCTTCCGATATTTTATTTGTGGAAGGGTTAAAGCAGTATGTAAAAATTGTGACTGCATTGCATACCTATATTCATCATATTACACTGAAAGAACTCGAAATACAATTGCCCGGCTTTTTTATTCGTGTACATAAATCCTACATTATAAATCGCAACAAAACCGATTCGTTTAAGCAGGGCAAGCTGAGTATTGGAAGTTATACAATTCCTGTTGGGCGCAGCTATAAGGGCAATCTTGAATAA
- a CDS encoding type I restriction enzyme HsdR N-terminal domain-containing protein yields the protein MQPVLNFPAYPLRMRHTGPRAEVFDVVRKRWFVLTPEEWVRQHVLHYLITDKQYPASLLAVEKTITVNNLRKRCDVVAFSTKAQPLLVVECKAPEVQITQHTFDQIARYNLTLGVNLLLVTNGLQHYCCMMNHEKQEYVFLKELPAYQS from the coding sequence ATGCAGCCCGTGCTCAATTTCCCCGCCTATCCGCTGCGCATGCGTCACACCGGCCCGCGTGCAGAGGTGTTTGATGTGGTGCGCAAACGCTGGTTTGTGCTCACACCCGAAGAATGGGTGCGCCAGCACGTACTGCACTATCTCATTACCGATAAACAATATCCCGCATCGTTGCTGGCCGTTGAAAAAACAATTACCGTAAACAACCTCCGCAAACGTTGCGATGTAGTGGCGTTCAGCACAAAGGCACAACCGCTGCTGGTGGTCGAATGCAAAGCCCCCGAAGTACAAATCACCCAGCACACATTCGATCAGATTGCCCGCTACAACTTAACCCTGGGCGTAAATCTTCTGCTCGTTACCAACGGCTTGCAGCATTATTGCTGCATGATGAACCATGAAAAGCAGGAGTATGTTTTTCTGAAAGAATTGCCGGCGTATCAATCTTAA